From a region of the Corallococcus coralloides DSM 2259 genome:
- a CDS encoding sigma 54-interacting transcriptional regulator, with protein MPPKNPTDFSTTAVRTQGTPSQAAQVMPALTLIGHAQPQRIGERLLLDGLLSAERAVALSRNAPDFSRPGAVLALPLGDPFLSRTPVRFEAGTDGSVRLRVPEGGTPVWVGSEPVRGGREFPAEALVAGVPLVLAGRVALLLHQATVRGAGAQTELTALGMVGDSEGIVRVREDVLRVADLQVPVLVRGETGTGKELVARALHARSPRRAGPFVSVNLGALSKDLIAAELFGVVRGAFTGAARDREGFFRAAHGGTLFLDEVAEAPPEVQAALLRVLETQEVYPVGAQTPVRVDVRLVTATDADLEARIHDGHFKAPLLHRLAGFEITVPPLRERREDIAPLFLHFARQELESTGEAGRLSSSDARAEPWLPASLAARLVRSAWPGNVRQLRNVARQLVIGSRGLPGLRVDARLEQSLDADALPIPGRPLSEHAPSPASEDTPAPSETRAPARRKPSEVSEQEVLEALRACAWDLKATADWLGIPRSSVYVLIDKSSLLRTARDLSPEEITRCFHECEGDLDRMVQKLEVSRRALHRRVRELGLDAS; from the coding sequence ATGCCGCCCAAGAACCCCACGGATTTCTCCACGACCGCCGTCCGCACGCAGGGCACGCCTTCGCAGGCCGCCCAGGTGATGCCGGCGTTGACGCTCATTGGCCATGCCCAGCCCCAGCGCATCGGGGAGCGGCTGCTGCTGGACGGGTTGCTGTCCGCAGAGCGCGCGGTGGCGCTGTCCCGCAACGCGCCGGACTTCAGCCGTCCAGGCGCGGTGCTGGCGCTGCCCCTGGGGGACCCGTTCCTCAGCCGCACGCCGGTGCGCTTCGAGGCGGGGACGGACGGGAGCGTGCGGCTGCGGGTGCCGGAGGGCGGGACGCCGGTGTGGGTGGGCAGCGAGCCGGTGCGAGGCGGGCGGGAGTTCCCCGCGGAGGCGCTGGTGGCGGGCGTGCCGCTGGTGCTCGCCGGGCGCGTGGCGCTGCTGCTGCACCAGGCCACCGTGCGCGGCGCGGGTGCCCAGACGGAGCTGACGGCGCTGGGCATGGTGGGCGACAGCGAGGGCATCGTCCGCGTGCGCGAGGACGTGCTGCGCGTGGCCGACCTCCAGGTCCCCGTGCTGGTGCGGGGTGAGACGGGCACGGGCAAGGAGTTGGTGGCGAGAGCGCTCCACGCGCGGAGTCCGCGCCGCGCGGGCCCCTTCGTCAGCGTCAACCTGGGCGCCCTGTCGAAGGACCTCATCGCCGCGGAGCTGTTCGGCGTGGTGCGGGGCGCGTTCACCGGCGCGGCGCGCGACCGCGAGGGCTTCTTCCGCGCCGCCCACGGCGGCACGCTCTTCCTGGATGAAGTGGCGGAGGCGCCTCCAGAGGTCCAGGCGGCGCTCCTGCGCGTGCTGGAGACCCAGGAGGTCTATCCCGTGGGCGCGCAGACCCCGGTGCGCGTGGACGTGCGGCTCGTCACCGCCACGGATGCGGACCTGGAGGCGCGCATCCACGACGGCCACTTCAAGGCCCCGCTGCTGCACCGGCTGGCGGGCTTCGAAATCACCGTGCCCCCGCTGCGCGAGCGCCGCGAGGACATCGCGCCGCTGTTCCTCCACTTCGCGCGCCAGGAGCTGGAGTCCACGGGCGAGGCGGGGCGGCTGAGCTCCTCGGACGCGAGAGCGGAGCCATGGCTGCCCGCGTCGCTCGCCGCGCGGCTGGTGCGCTCCGCGTGGCCCGGCAACGTGCGCCAGCTGCGCAACGTCGCGCGGCAGCTCGTGATTGGGAGCCGGGGGCTGCCCGGGCTGCGCGTGGATGCGCGGCTGGAGCAGTCGCTGGACGCCGACGCGCTGCCCATCCCCGGACGACCCCTGAGCGAGCACGCGCCCTCCCCTGCCTCGGAGGACACCCCCGCGCCTTCGGAGACGCGTGCGCCCGCGCGGCGCAAGCCGTCGGAGGTGAGCGAGCAGGAGGTGCTGGAGGCCCTGCGCGCCTGCGCGTGGGACCTGAAGGCCACGGCGGACTGGCTGGGCATCCCGCGCTCCTCCGTGTACGTGCTCATCGACAAGAGCTCGCTCCTGCGGACCGCGCGCGACCTGAGCCCGGAGGAGATCACCCGCTGCTTCCACGAATGCGAGGGCGACCTGGACCGCATGGTGCAGAAGCTGGAGGTCTCCCGCCGCGCGCTCCATCGCCGTGTGCGTGAGCTGGGATTGGACGCGAGCTGA
- a CDS encoding serine/threonine-protein kinase, which produces MPGAGPQESYEEEVLLALDEGLLSSEEAAALREEALRLHRGPLELLKERGRLTEDTLDLLRQDLARGTDRGEAPIQEAATLGTAVPSSLAVGGMPSFPVPGWDRYEPVRFLGQGGMGQVFLAYDPLLRRNVALKFVRDGDPELARRFLSEARAQARVRHERVCEVYEVGEVRGHAFIAMRYVEGPSLGQLSNSLTLEQRVWVLCQAAEGVHAAHRVGLVHRDLKPGNILVERTEDGGFNPFVMDFGLARDWREDSTTPNAVLGTPHYMPPEQARGEGHRLDRRADVYALGATLYALLTGQPPFTGGTEKEVLAKLQAEPPPRPRALEPDIPEDLEAVVLKCLEKERSLRYDSVRSFTDDLERFLAGEPVRARHGARYWLGKKVRKHRAALALGGTVVAVVAGALTQAQLARGEVAERERLARAFTERVERIESSARYSALSRLHDTRKDREALRASMAALEQEISRAGAQAVGPGEYALGRALFALDDLDGARGKLESAWAHGYREPRVAWALAQTLGHLYREQLLLDVERRAPAQREARLKELNGRYRDPALAYLRQAEGPDVPAPPSFVKALFAFYEDRPEDALALLDAPGTQAPWFYEAPLLRGDILLARATRRWSGGDRAGSQADLALSREAYAAAVATAESQPVVHSVLGRLELAALVMELYGEGNVLPHYERGLEALSHALAAAPDHARSLVLVARFHRRLAQQRMNQGGEGVAPLLEKSLAALRTAEAVATPSDRIPLERAMTHRQWARYQQLRGEDPRGQLKLAIDSFEQLRPEDRDFAFHDNLGLTWQGQADAEAARGGDPLPLLDKAIAGYQAALQLSEQQPLSWINLGVAYRKRAGAQGAPDATGDLRRANSALTRALSLNPDNFVACFNGAEVAEQLARARYLKGEDVSVDLERALTLYRQGLALNAKPPALHNALGSAVFWQAELRAEEGGDTKALLDEAKASFEKARALAPTQGFAFNNLGEWEVFRAELQLAKGEDPSVALRAAVEDYTEALKRLPDDADLLANLGKAWVRHATWTLSQARDPAADLTKAETALNRAREQNPRLGNAWRYLAEASGIRARWMARGHGAADGEFTRAAEAFEEAMKLDPRLEYRLAAAELHDAWARWRIREGQDAAAGLTRGLALADAVVAARPRWSRAREVRDGLVALRTGPRVPNPESVADAPTP; this is translated from the coding sequence GTGCCCGGGGCAGGTCCGCAAGAGTCTTACGAGGAGGAGGTCCTGCTCGCGCTGGACGAGGGGCTGCTGTCCTCCGAGGAGGCGGCCGCCCTGCGCGAGGAGGCCCTCCGACTGCACCGCGGGCCCCTGGAGCTGCTGAAGGAACGGGGCCGGCTGACGGAGGACACCCTGGACCTCTTGCGGCAGGACCTGGCTCGCGGCACGGACCGGGGGGAAGCCCCCATCCAGGAGGCCGCCACGCTGGGCACGGCGGTTCCGTCCTCGCTGGCCGTGGGGGGCATGCCTTCCTTTCCGGTGCCCGGCTGGGACCGCTACGAGCCCGTGCGCTTCCTGGGGCAGGGCGGCATGGGGCAGGTGTTCCTGGCCTATGACCCGCTGTTGCGCCGCAACGTGGCCCTCAAGTTCGTGCGTGACGGGGACCCGGAGCTGGCCCGCCGCTTCCTGTCCGAGGCCCGCGCCCAGGCCCGCGTGCGCCACGAGCGCGTGTGCGAGGTCTACGAGGTGGGCGAGGTGCGCGGGCACGCCTTCATCGCCATGCGCTACGTGGAGGGCCCGTCGCTGGGACAGCTCTCCAACTCGCTCACGCTGGAGCAGCGCGTCTGGGTGCTGTGCCAGGCCGCGGAGGGCGTGCACGCCGCGCACCGCGTGGGGCTGGTCCACCGCGACCTGAAGCCCGGCAACATCCTGGTGGAGCGCACGGAGGACGGAGGCTTCAACCCGTTCGTGATGGACTTCGGCCTGGCGCGGGACTGGCGCGAGGACAGCACCACCCCGAACGCGGTGCTGGGCACGCCGCACTACATGCCGCCCGAGCAGGCCCGCGGCGAGGGCCACCGCCTGGACCGCCGCGCGGACGTCTACGCGCTGGGCGCGACATTATATGCGCTGCTCACCGGGCAGCCTCCCTTCACCGGCGGGACGGAGAAGGAGGTGCTCGCGAAGCTCCAGGCGGAGCCGCCTCCGCGTCCGCGCGCGCTGGAGCCGGACATCCCGGAGGACCTGGAGGCCGTGGTCCTCAAGTGCCTGGAGAAGGAGCGGTCGCTCCGCTACGACTCCGTGCGCTCCTTCACGGACGACCTGGAGCGCTTCCTGGCCGGCGAGCCGGTGCGGGCCCGCCATGGCGCGCGCTACTGGCTGGGCAAGAAGGTCCGCAAGCACCGCGCGGCGCTGGCGCTGGGTGGCACGGTGGTGGCGGTGGTGGCCGGCGCGCTCACGCAGGCGCAGCTCGCGCGCGGCGAGGTGGCTGAACGCGAGCGGCTGGCCCGCGCCTTCACCGAGCGCGTGGAGCGCATCGAGTCCTCGGCGCGCTACTCCGCCCTGTCGCGCCTGCACGACACGCGCAAGGACCGTGAGGCATTGCGCGCGAGCATGGCCGCGCTGGAGCAGGAGATTTCACGCGCGGGCGCGCAGGCGGTGGGCCCCGGCGAGTACGCGCTGGGCCGCGCCCTGTTCGCGCTGGACGACCTGGACGGCGCGCGCGGCAAGTTGGAGTCCGCGTGGGCGCACGGCTACCGCGAGCCCCGCGTGGCGTGGGCGCTGGCGCAGACGCTGGGCCACCTGTACCGCGAGCAGCTGCTGCTGGACGTGGAGCGCCGCGCCCCCGCGCAGCGCGAGGCCCGGCTCAAGGAGCTGAACGGGCGCTACCGCGACCCGGCGCTCGCGTACCTGCGCCAGGCGGAAGGGCCGGATGTGCCCGCGCCGCCGTCGTTCGTGAAGGCCCTGTTCGCCTTCTATGAGGACCGGCCGGAGGACGCGCTGGCGCTGCTGGACGCGCCGGGAACGCAGGCGCCGTGGTTCTACGAGGCGCCGCTGTTGCGTGGCGACATCCTGCTCGCGCGGGCCACGCGACGCTGGAGCGGCGGGGACCGCGCGGGTTCGCAGGCGGACCTGGCGCTGAGCCGCGAGGCGTACGCCGCCGCCGTCGCCACGGCGGAGAGTCAGCCCGTGGTGCACTCGGTGCTGGGGCGGCTGGAGCTGGCCGCGCTGGTGATGGAGCTGTACGGCGAGGGCAACGTGCTGCCGCACTACGAGCGGGGCCTGGAGGCGCTGTCGCACGCGCTCGCCGCGGCGCCGGACCATGCCCGCTCGCTGGTGCTGGTGGCGCGCTTCCACCGCCGGCTCGCGCAGCAGCGCATGAACCAGGGCGGCGAAGGCGTGGCTCCGCTGCTGGAGAAGTCCCTGGCCGCGCTGCGCACCGCGGAGGCCGTGGCCACGCCGAGCGACCGCATCCCGCTGGAGCGGGCCATGACGCATCGCCAGTGGGCGCGCTACCAGCAGCTGCGCGGGGAGGACCCGCGCGGACAGCTGAAGCTCGCGATTGACTCCTTCGAACAGCTGCGCCCGGAGGACCGCGACTTCGCGTTCCACGACAACCTGGGCCTGACCTGGCAGGGACAGGCGGACGCGGAGGCCGCGCGCGGCGGAGATCCGCTGCCGCTGTTGGACAAGGCCATCGCCGGGTACCAGGCGGCGCTCCAGCTGAGCGAGCAGCAGCCGTTGTCGTGGATCAACCTGGGCGTCGCGTACCGCAAGCGGGCGGGCGCCCAGGGTGCGCCGGATGCGACGGGCGACCTGCGCCGCGCGAACAGCGCGCTCACGCGGGCCCTGTCCCTCAACCCGGACAACTTCGTCGCGTGCTTCAACGGCGCGGAGGTGGCGGAGCAGCTCGCGCGAGCCCGCTACCTGAAGGGCGAGGACGTCAGCGTGGACCTGGAGCGCGCCCTGACGCTGTACCGGCAGGGGCTGGCGCTCAACGCGAAGCCGCCCGCGCTCCACAACGCGCTGGGCTCCGCGGTGTTCTGGCAGGCGGAGCTGCGGGCAGAGGAGGGCGGCGACACGAAGGCGCTGCTCGACGAAGCGAAGGCATCATTCGAGAAGGCCCGCGCCCTGGCGCCCACGCAAGGCTTCGCCTTCAACAACCTGGGCGAGTGGGAGGTCTTCCGCGCGGAGCTCCAGCTCGCGAAGGGCGAGGACCCGAGCGTCGCGCTGCGCGCCGCGGTGGAGGACTACACGGAGGCGTTGAAGCGGCTGCCGGACGACGCGGACCTGCTGGCGAACCTGGGCAAGGCCTGGGTGCGCCACGCGACGTGGACGCTGTCACAGGCGCGAGACCCGGCGGCGGACCTGACGAAGGCGGAGACGGCGCTGAACCGGGCCCGCGAGCAGAACCCACGCCTGGGCAATGCCTGGCGCTATCTCGCGGAGGCTTCCGGCATCCGGGCGCGCTGGATGGCGCGGGGGCACGGCGCGGCGGACGGCGAGTTCACGCGCGCGGCGGAGGCCTTCGAGGAGGCGATGAAGCTCGACCCCAGGCTGGAGTACCGGCTCGCGGCGGCGGAGCTCCACGACGCGTGGGCGCGGTGGCGCATCCGCGAAGGGCAGGACGCGGCGGCCGGGCTGACGCGGGGACTGGCGCTGGCCGACGCGGTGGTGGCGGCCCGTCCCCGGTGGAGCCGGGCGCGCGAGGTGAGGGACGGCCTGGTGGCGCTGCGCACCGGACCGCGCGTCCCGAACCCGGAGAGCGTGGCCGATGCACCCACGCCCTGA
- a CDS encoding HAD family hydrolase: MTPSTSNITVFDAVLFDLDGVVIDTTELHYRVWEEFARERGYVPTREQLLATNGRRAGETLRAWFGAQLNDEEVAVLTDDRERAFHRLLDHEQVSPVPGVGAYLMSLKQAGVPWALGTSALAENAERALERVGLEHLFPVRVTSTDVTRGKPDPEVYLKASAALGVAPQACVVFEDAVAGLQAARAAGAACVAVTTSFPREVLVRERPDFLVRDFRDLPQALRPGSHGFTAPTAPHP, translated from the coding sequence ATGACTCCTTCGACCTCGAACATCACCGTCTTCGATGCCGTCCTCTTCGACCTGGATGGCGTCGTCATCGACACGACCGAGCTGCACTACCGCGTCTGGGAGGAGTTCGCCCGCGAGCGGGGCTATGTGCCCACGCGTGAGCAGTTGCTCGCCACCAACGGCCGCCGGGCCGGGGAGACGCTGCGCGCCTGGTTTGGCGCGCAATTGAACGACGAGGAGGTCGCCGTGCTCACCGACGACCGGGAGCGGGCCTTCCACCGGCTGCTCGACCACGAGCAGGTGTCACCCGTCCCCGGCGTGGGCGCCTACCTGATGTCCCTCAAGCAGGCGGGCGTGCCCTGGGCCCTGGGCACGAGCGCCCTGGCGGAGAACGCGGAGCGGGCCCTGGAGCGCGTGGGGCTGGAGCACCTGTTCCCCGTGCGGGTGACGTCCACGGACGTGACGCGGGGCAAGCCGGATCCGGAGGTGTACCTCAAGGCCTCCGCCGCGCTGGGCGTCGCGCCGCAAGCGTGCGTGGTGTTCGAGGACGCGGTGGCGGGGCTTCAGGCCGCGCGGGCCGCGGGCGCGGCGTGTGTCGCCGTCACCACGTCGTTCCCGCGCGAAGTCCTGGTGCGCGAGCGGCCAGACTTCCTGGTGAGGGACTTCCGGGACCTGCCGCAGGCGTTGCGTCCCGGAAGCCACGGCTTCACGGCGCCGACG